A region of Selenomonadales bacterium 4137-cl DNA encodes the following proteins:
- a CDS encoding indolepyruvate oxidoreductase subunit beta, with the protein MKFDLVIAGVGGQGNILASQVVAKCAMDAGYNVVNTETKGAAQRGGSVLSHVRIADGEIFSPLVPAGQADVLLGFEPLEALRYIGLLSKKGTFIINTAPVPTILANLKVDEYPSTEQIVAVIREKGLAGHFLNATRAAKELGNVLLTNVVMLGAFTAVSNILPPDVVLKKLLTMVDEKFHADDSRAFAVGRGLIGKEG; encoded by the coding sequence ATGAAGTTCGATTTAGTGATCGCCGGCGTCGGCGGCCAGGGGAACATTCTCGCTTCCCAGGTCGTCGCCAAGTGCGCGATGGATGCCGGCTATAACGTTGTCAATACGGAGACGAAGGGCGCGGCCCAGCGGGGCGGTTCGGTGCTGTCCCACGTGCGGATTGCCGACGGCGAAATTTTCTCGCCGCTGGTGCCGGCCGGGCAGGCGGACGTGCTGCTCGGGTTCGAGCCGCTGGAGGCGTTGCGCTATATAGGCCTGCTGAGCAAGAAGGGCACGTTCATCATCAATACCGCGCCGGTGCCGACCATTCTCGCCAACCTTAAGGTGGACGAATACCCGAGCACCGAGCAGATCGTGGCGGTCATCAGGGAGAAAGGGCTTGCCGGCCATTTCCTCAACGCGACCAGGGCGGCCAAGGAGCTCGGCAATGTGTTGCTGACCAACGTGGTTATGCTGGGGGCGTTTACGGCGGTGAGCAATATCCTGCCGCCCGATGTAGTCCTGAAGAAACTGCTGACGATGGTGGACGAGAAGTTCCACGCCGACGACAGCCGCGCGTTCGCGGTCGGCCGCGGCCTGATAGGCAAGGAGGGCTGA